A single window of Pontibacillus chungwhensis DNA harbors:
- a CDS encoding Dabb family protein, whose protein sequence is MIEHVVLFKFNDQTTDEQKNEAIQKLTSLKNKIPGIVDLQAGVNFSDRSKGYELGLTVRFEDQEALEQYGPHEEHQKVVSYLKEIGMSDILALDFEL, encoded by the coding sequence ATGATTGAACATGTTGTATTATTTAAGTTTAACGATCAAACGACTGATGAACAGAAAAATGAAGCTATCCAAAAGTTAACTTCACTTAAAAATAAAATTCCTGGTATCGTAGATCTGCAAGCGGGAGTAAATTTCTCCGACCGTAGCAAAGGGTACGAACTAGGACTCACCGTTCGCTTTGAAGATCAGGAAGCCCTTGAGCAATATGGACCTCATGAGGAGCACCAAAAAGTAGTTTCATACTTAAAAGAGATTGGAATGTCTGACATTCTGGCACTGGATTTCGAACTATAA
- a CDS encoding CaiB/BaiF CoA transferase family protein: MSTSLDGIRVVDLTRVLAGPYCSMILGDLGAEVIKVEAPGGSDDTRKWGPPFQEGVSAYYLCANRNKKSITVDLKSPKGSEIIKKLVETSDVVMHNFKTGTMKRLGLDYDALKEINPRIVYCSITGFGETGPFKHLPGYDFIIQAMSGLMSITGDTDSGPQKLGIAITDVLTGLYACIGIQSALLERVTSGEGQMVDLSLYDSAVSSLINIGSNYLMSGQVPERLGNHHANIVPYQTFCSSDGEMVIAVGNDRQFKSLCKLMDMPELAWDPRFATNPDRVAHRKELVPLLQKRFSTHSTAYWKDLCHKEDVPFGPIQTVDELIQDPQLQAREMFVSAHHPKAGLIKMIGSPLKLSRTPTSLTRHPPEPGEHTAEVLSALGYTQDDLERMKNNQSI; the protein is encoded by the coding sequence GTGAGCACTTCTTTAGATGGGATTCGAGTAGTCGATCTTACGCGAGTATTAGCCGGTCCCTACTGTTCCATGATTCTTGGAGATCTTGGAGCTGAAGTGATTAAAGTAGAAGCCCCAGGTGGCAGTGACGACACAAGAAAGTGGGGTCCTCCCTTTCAAGAAGGCGTAAGTGCTTATTATCTTTGTGCCAACCGTAATAAAAAGAGCATCACGGTTGATTTAAAATCGCCAAAGGGCTCAGAAATTATAAAAAAATTAGTAGAAACTAGCGATGTAGTCATGCATAACTTTAAAACTGGGACAATGAAACGATTAGGTCTGGATTATGATGCATTAAAAGAAATAAACCCGCGTATTGTGTATTGTTCGATTACTGGATTTGGAGAAACAGGCCCCTTTAAGCATCTGCCTGGCTATGACTTTATTATCCAGGCCATGAGTGGTCTTATGAGTATCACAGGAGACACCGATTCCGGTCCTCAAAAGCTAGGGATTGCCATAACAGATGTTCTAACAGGGTTATATGCCTGTATCGGTATACAAAGCGCTCTTTTAGAGAGAGTGACATCTGGTGAAGGTCAAATGGTTGATCTTTCTTTATATGATTCAGCCGTCTCCTCTCTCATTAATATTGGTAGCAATTATTTAATGTCAGGTCAGGTTCCTGAACGTTTAGGCAATCATCATGCGAATATTGTACCTTATCAAACGTTTTGCTCTTCTGATGGTGAGATGGTGATAGCAGTAGGGAATGACCGACAGTTTAAGTCTTTATGTAAGCTAATGGATATGCCGGAACTGGCTTGGGATCCACGGTTTGCGACAAATCCTGACCGTGTGGCTCATCGCAAGGAACTCGTTCCTCTATTGCAGAAACGGTTCTCTACACACTCAACCGCTTACTGGAAAGATTTATGTCACAAAGAGGACGTTCCGTTTGGACCGATACAAACAGTTGATGAACTCATACAAGATCCTCAACTACAAGCCCGAGAAATGTTTGTAAGTGCGCATCATCCGAAGGCCGGACTCATCAAAATGATTGGTAGTCCTTTGAAGCTTTCAAGAACACCTACTTCTTTAACTCGCCATCCACCTGAACCAGGAGAACATACAGCGGAAGTCCTTTCCGCGTTAGGCTATACTCAAGATGATTTAGAACGCATGAAAAATAATCAATCCATATAA
- a CDS encoding acyl-CoA dehydrogenase family protein: MNFELTEEQSMLQKTVRSFVDQEIMPYIDEWDAKGHFDTDTLKKISELGLMGVCIPSKYGGSGMDYNSLAIVCEELERGDTAFRTAVSVHTGLNSMTLLQWGTEAQKEKYLIPQAKGEKVGAFGLTEPGAGSDVASLQTTAKLDGNEYVLNGQKTWISLCDTADHFLVFAYTDKERSHHGISCFIVERTMQGFSSKATKGKLGIRAGNTGELFFDDMRVPKENLVGKEGDGFKIAMSALDNGRFTVAAGACGQIMACLEASVDYCHERQTFGKEIGKHQLVKQMIANMEAGLQMSRLLVWKAGELKNSGKRNTRETSLAKWQACDFANKAADDAVQIHGAYGYSNEYPVERYLRNSKAPVIYEGTREIHTLMQADYVLGYRKDKSLDHMLPKWPFED; the protein is encoded by the coding sequence ATGAATTTTGAACTCACTGAAGAACAATCCATGCTTCAAAAAACTGTTCGTTCCTTTGTTGATCAGGAAATCATGCCCTATATAGATGAATGGGATGCTAAAGGACATTTTGACACGGACACCTTGAAGAAAATTTCAGAGCTTGGTCTTATGGGAGTGTGCATTCCTTCGAAATACGGTGGTAGTGGGATGGATTATAACTCACTAGCAATCGTTTGCGAGGAGCTTGAACGAGGAGATACCGCTTTTCGAACTGCAGTCTCTGTTCACACCGGTTTGAATAGTATGACTCTCCTTCAGTGGGGAACTGAAGCGCAAAAAGAAAAATATCTGATCCCACAAGCAAAAGGAGAAAAAGTTGGAGCATTTGGTTTAACAGAACCAGGTGCAGGATCTGATGTAGCCTCGTTACAGACGACAGCAAAGCTAGATGGCAATGAGTATGTTTTAAATGGTCAAAAAACCTGGATTTCTCTTTGTGACACTGCTGATCACTTCTTAGTTTTTGCCTATACAGATAAAGAGAGAAGTCATCATGGGATTTCTTGTTTTATAGTAGAAAGGACGATGCAAGGCTTTTCTTCTAAAGCAACAAAAGGGAAACTTGGAATCAGGGCCGGAAACACTGGAGAATTATTCTTTGATGATATGCGGGTCCCTAAAGAGAATCTTGTTGGAAAAGAGGGAGATGGTTTTAAAATTGCCATGTCCGCTCTCGACAATGGACGATTTACTGTTGCTGCTGGAGCTTGTGGTCAAATTATGGCGTGCCTAGAAGCGAGTGTGGATTATTGTCATGAACGTCAGACATTTGGAAAAGAAATTGGGAAACATCAGTTGGTGAAACAAATGATTGCCAATATGGAAGCTGGTCTGCAGATGAGCCGCTTACTTGTATGGAAAGCAGGTGAATTAAAAAATAGTGGCAAACGGAACACGAGGGAAACCTCTCTCGCTAAATGGCAAGCATGCGATTTTGCTAATAAAGCTGCGGATGATGCTGTTCAAATCCACGGAGCGTATGGTTATTCAAATGAGTACCCTGTTGAACGATACCTGCGCAATTCAAAAGCTCCTGTCATTTATGAAGGGACCAGAGAAATTCATACTTTGATGCAAGCAGATTATGTGCTTGGTTATCGTAAAGATAAATCCCTTGATCATATGCTGCCGAAATGGCCATTTGAAGATTAG
- a CDS encoding NAD-dependent succinate-semialdehyde dehydrogenase, translating into MTELKHYHHSIYIDGKWEGSESGKTASVMNPATLEKLTDVSFGGRIETQKAIQSASLSFPEWSKKTARERSRILYRVHELLLERLDELATILTLEQGKPLKEAKGEIRASASFFLWYAEEANRLYGEWIPSSLPGKRLHVIPQPVGVIAAITPWNFPSSMIARKVAPALAAGCTVVLKPAPETPLSAIELITILDEAGVPPGVVNLVTGDAEEIGAVLMKSKEVRLLTFTGSTDVGKHLMRGSADTVKKLSLELGGHAPILVFEDADLKRAATQTIASKFRNSGQTCICANRVYVHEDIMDEFTELLKEKLNQLRPGNGLKDEIDLGPLIHRQALDKVQAQLEDALHKGAKVLVGGGPLSTGLKGHFYSPTLLKDATDQMDVMSAETFGPLLPLQSFTDEEEVIQKANDTDYGLAAYLFTENLSRATRVSESLAYGIVGINDVFPAVAEAPFGGIKQSGVGKEGGSQGIHEYVNLKYISTAIHE; encoded by the coding sequence ATGACAGAATTGAAGCATTACCACCATTCTATTTATATCGATGGGAAATGGGAAGGTTCAGAATCAGGAAAGACCGCTAGTGTCATGAATCCTGCTACCCTTGAGAAACTGACTGATGTATCCTTTGGAGGACGAATAGAAACTCAAAAAGCCATACAATCCGCTTCGCTCTCCTTTCCCGAATGGTCGAAAAAGACAGCTCGCGAACGATCAAGGATCTTATATCGCGTTCATGAATTACTGTTAGAGCGTCTTGACGAGCTGGCTACGATTTTAACACTTGAACAAGGAAAACCTCTAAAAGAAGCGAAGGGAGAAATTCGTGCTTCTGCTAGTTTTTTTCTATGGTATGCAGAAGAAGCCAATCGTTTATATGGTGAGTGGATCCCCTCTTCTCTCCCTGGGAAAAGGCTCCATGTCATCCCCCAACCAGTTGGTGTGATTGCTGCGATTACGCCTTGGAACTTTCCATCATCCATGATAGCGAGAAAAGTTGCACCCGCTCTTGCTGCTGGATGCACAGTCGTACTTAAACCTGCTCCGGAAACACCTTTGTCGGCGATTGAACTTATTACTATTTTGGATGAAGCCGGAGTCCCACCAGGCGTGGTTAATCTGGTCACAGGTGATGCAGAAGAAATTGGTGCCGTTCTAATGAAAAGTAAAGAAGTACGTTTGCTCACCTTTACTGGTTCCACAGATGTTGGGAAACATTTAATGCGAGGAAGTGCTGACACCGTAAAGAAACTATCTCTTGAACTTGGCGGTCACGCACCTATTCTAGTATTTGAAGACGCAGACTTAAAACGGGCTGCTACCCAAACCATAGCTAGTAAATTTCGAAACAGTGGCCAGACTTGTATTTGCGCAAATCGTGTTTATGTACATGAAGACATAATGGATGAATTCACGGAATTACTGAAGGAAAAACTTAACCAATTAAGACCAGGTAATGGGTTGAAGGATGAAATAGACTTAGGTCCTCTCATCCACCGTCAAGCATTAGACAAAGTTCAAGCTCAATTAGAAGACGCTCTTCATAAGGGAGCAAAAGTGTTAGTCGGAGGAGGACCGTTATCGACAGGTCTTAAGGGTCATTTCTACTCTCCTACCCTGTTGAAAGATGCAACGGATCAAATGGACGTTATGTCAGCAGAAACATTTGGTCCTCTTCTTCCCTTGCAGTCATTTACAGATGAAGAGGAAGTCATTCAAAAAGCCAATGATACCGATTATGGTCTGGCTGCCTATCTGTTCACAGAAAATTTAAGCCGAGCAACGAGAGTGTCAGAATCACTTGCTTATGGAATCGTTGGAATAAACGATGTTTTTCCAGCAGTGGCTGAGGCTCCATTTGGAGGAATTAAACAATCTGGGGTTGGAAAAGAAGGTGGATCACAAGGGATCCATGAATATGTGAATTTGAAGTATATTTCAACAGCCATTCATGAATGA
- a CDS encoding DUF3870 domain-containing protein, with translation MKTYFIAGHARLPAGMAAQNMYDVLTITAEVDGTYGVILEANCTLATEHGRQFIGQLLKGFSLRHSLDEPIEEIRAYYLGKASNALISALKDLHKQYGLKHD, from the coding sequence ATGAAAACCTATTTCATTGCAGGTCATGCAAGGCTCCCCGCTGGAATGGCTGCTCAAAACATGTATGATGTCTTAACTATTACGGCAGAAGTCGATGGTACCTATGGGGTAATTCTTGAAGCAAACTGCACGTTAGCCACAGAGCATGGGCGCCAATTTATTGGTCAACTTCTTAAAGGGTTTAGTTTAAGGCATTCCCTTGATGAGCCCATTGAAGAGATACGTGCTTACTATTTAGGGAAAGCAAGCAATGCACTTATTTCTGCTTTGAAAGATCTTCACAAACAATACGGACTTAAACATGACTAA
- a CDS encoding IclR family transcriptional regulator has product MNQSVLKALKLLDYFTEETPELTLRELTTKSNIPKPTVYRLLVSLEQAGFLMKTKESEHDSRYRLGIKLMELGYRVADQIELRRIAKPYMEQLAQEINEVIHLVIVNEDKATYIEKVDSNRALRLYTKIGKNAPLYLGSGPKLLLAYLPPSRQEKVLNESSLSPIANLPPIDKETLKRELKIIREQGYAISKGEQDHDTTGISYPIYNYKHEVVASLAVSGLSNHFEGKNLTVIKEATERIAHQVSRSIGY; this is encoded by the coding sequence ATGAACCAGAGTGTGTTGAAAGCTTTGAAACTTCTAGACTACTTTACAGAAGAAACACCGGAATTAACCCTACGGGAACTAACAACCAAATCAAATATCCCAAAGCCAACGGTTTACCGTTTGCTAGTTTCTTTAGAACAAGCAGGGTTTCTCATGAAAACAAAAGAATCAGAACATGATAGCCGGTATCGTCTTGGTATAAAGTTAATGGAACTCGGGTATCGTGTAGCAGATCAGATTGAGTTAAGAAGAATAGCAAAGCCTTACATGGAGCAATTAGCTCAAGAAATTAATGAAGTTATCCACTTAGTCATCGTGAATGAGGACAAAGCCACCTATATTGAGAAAGTAGATTCAAATCGAGCCCTTCGTTTATATACGAAAATTGGTAAAAATGCACCGCTGTATTTAGGTTCAGGCCCTAAACTTCTCCTTGCGTACTTACCGCCATCAAGACAGGAGAAAGTGTTGAATGAATCCTCTTTGTCTCCTATAGCTAATTTACCTCCAATCGATAAAGAAACCTTAAAAAGAGAGTTGAAAATCATTCGAGAGCAAGGGTATGCCATTAGTAAAGGCGAACAAGATCATGATACGACCGGAATCTCTTATCCCATCTATAATTATAAACATGAAGTCGTTGCCTCTCTGGCAGTAAGCGGGTTATCCAATCACTTTGAGGGGAAGAACTTAACGGTCATTAAAGAGGCGACAGAAAGAATTGCGCACCAAGTTTCAAGGAGTATAGGCTATTAA